The following coding sequences lie in one Pseudarthrobacter phenanthrenivorans Sphe3 genomic window:
- a CDS encoding M50 family metallopeptidase → MSPVLLFILGVVFVAVGIAASIALHEVGHLVPAKLFKVRVTKYMIGFGPTLWSRRKGETEYGVKAIPLGGYVSMIGMYPPNKDDGSVRPSSTGMFQTLATEARSMAHEEVGPGDENRVFYRLPVWKKIIVMLGGPAMNMVLGVLLTAVLLMGFGMATATTTISDVSKCQVAAGETVDPDSADCKPTPAAAAGLRPNDKVTSFDGKTVTSWDQLTEWIRASAGREVPITVERDGARVSTTVTPVLSARPVIGADGRQATDEAGNLQYQDVGFLGIGSQTELVAQPASSVLPMAGENIRQVAGVVFNLPARVVGVAKAAFSEEPRDPNGPISVVGVGRVAGEVAAMEEIPVQSRLAALIGLLAGLNFALAVFNLIPLLPLDGGHVAGALYEGARRQVARLLGKPDPGAFDIAKLLPATYVVAALLMGMSALLIYADIVKPVNIFG, encoded by the coding sequence ATGTCCCCAGTTCTCCTCTTTATCCTCGGCGTCGTCTTCGTGGCGGTCGGCATCGCTGCCTCCATCGCGCTCCACGAGGTGGGCCACCTGGTGCCGGCCAAGCTGTTCAAGGTCCGTGTCACCAAGTACATGATCGGGTTCGGCCCCACGCTCTGGTCACGCCGGAAGGGTGAAACCGAGTACGGCGTAAAGGCCATCCCGCTGGGTGGTTACGTGTCCATGATCGGCATGTATCCGCCCAACAAGGACGATGGTTCCGTCCGTCCCTCCAGCACGGGCATGTTCCAGACTCTTGCCACCGAGGCGCGGTCCATGGCCCACGAGGAAGTGGGGCCGGGCGACGAAAACCGGGTCTTCTACCGGCTTCCGGTCTGGAAGAAGATCATCGTGATGCTGGGCGGGCCGGCCATGAACATGGTCCTTGGCGTGCTCCTCACCGCCGTGCTCCTGATGGGCTTCGGCATGGCCACGGCCACCACCACCATCTCCGACGTCTCCAAGTGCCAGGTGGCGGCGGGCGAGACCGTGGACCCCGACTCCGCGGACTGCAAACCCACGCCTGCTGCCGCTGCCGGCCTCAGGCCCAATGACAAGGTCACCTCCTTCGACGGGAAAACCGTCACCAGCTGGGACCAGCTGACGGAATGGATCCGGGCGTCCGCGGGCCGTGAGGTGCCCATCACCGTGGAACGCGACGGTGCCCGGGTGTCCACCACAGTCACGCCTGTCCTGTCCGCCCGGCCCGTGATCGGGGCGGATGGACGCCAGGCTACCGACGAGGCAGGCAACCTCCAGTACCAGGACGTCGGGTTCCTTGGCATAGGTTCGCAGACTGAACTGGTGGCCCAGCCGGCGTCGTCCGTCCTGCCCATGGCGGGGGAGAACATCCGCCAGGTGGCGGGAGTGGTGTTCAACCTGCCGGCACGCGTGGTGGGCGTGGCAAAGGCGGCGTTCAGCGAGGAGCCCCGCGACCCCAACGGGCCCATCAGCGTGGTGGGCGTGGGCCGGGTTGCCGGGGAAGTGGCTGCCATGGAGGAAATCCCCGTCCAGTCCCGGCTTGCCGCGCTCATCGGCCTGCTGGCGGGGCTCAACTTCGCTCTGGCGGTCTTCAACCTGATTCCGCTGCTGCCCCTGGACGGCGGTCACGTTGCCGGTGCCCTGTATGAGGGAGCACGGCGGCAGGTAGCCAGATTGCTCGGAAAACCGGACCCCGGAGCATTCGACATCGCCAAGCTCCTCCCGGCGACGTACGTGGTGGCGGCACTCCTCATGGGGATGAGTGCGCTGCTCATCTACGCCGATATCGTGAAGCCGGTGAACATCTTCGGCTGA
- the dxr gene encoding 1-deoxy-D-xylulose-5-phosphate reductoisomerase, with protein sequence MQPRRIVILGSTGSIGTQAIDVVDGAPDLFEVVALSAGGANLELLARQAVHTGAAAVGIAEGDPRRLAALIEDAASAAGRHGYRPDIMAGPDAATRIAGVEADVVLNGITGSIGLAPTLAALKSGATLALANKESLIVGGSLVKAAAAEGQIVPVDSEHSAIAQCLRSGSASEVEKLILTASGGPFRGRSREELHSVSPQEALAHPTWDMGVMVTTNSATLVNKGLEVIEAHLLFDMPLDRIDVVVHPQSVVHSMVQFIDGSIIAQASPPDMRLPIALGLGWPDRVPKAAAACDWTRAASWTFEPLDTDAFPAVGLAKDAARQGSTFPAVFNAANEEAVTAFHAGRIRFTDIVDTIGAVLSEHSGSSGLTVESVLDAEGWARARTHERLAVSSL encoded by the coding sequence ATGCAGCCACGCAGAATCGTCATCCTCGGATCCACCGGTTCCATCGGCACCCAGGCGATTGACGTCGTCGACGGCGCCCCGGACCTTTTCGAGGTGGTGGCACTCAGCGCAGGCGGAGCCAACCTGGAGCTCCTTGCCCGCCAGGCCGTGCACACCGGGGCAGCCGCTGTTGGCATCGCGGAAGGTGATCCCCGCCGCCTGGCCGCGCTGATCGAGGACGCTGCCTCCGCGGCCGGCCGGCACGGTTACCGGCCTGACATCATGGCTGGACCGGATGCCGCCACGAGGATCGCCGGTGTGGAAGCTGATGTGGTGCTCAACGGCATCACCGGCTCCATCGGGCTCGCACCCACCCTGGCAGCCCTCAAGTCCGGCGCCACGCTGGCCCTGGCCAACAAGGAATCCCTCATCGTGGGCGGGTCGCTGGTGAAGGCAGCCGCAGCCGAGGGACAGATAGTGCCCGTCGATTCCGAGCACTCGGCCATCGCCCAATGCCTGCGCTCCGGCTCGGCGTCGGAAGTGGAGAAACTGATCCTCACGGCTTCCGGCGGTCCCTTCCGCGGCCGGAGCAGGGAAGAACTGCACAGCGTGAGCCCGCAGGAGGCGCTGGCCCACCCCACCTGGGACATGGGGGTCATGGTCACCACCAACTCAGCCACCCTGGTCAACAAAGGCCTGGAAGTCATCGAGGCGCACCTGCTGTTCGATATGCCGCTGGACCGGATCGACGTTGTGGTGCATCCGCAGTCCGTTGTCCACTCGATGGTGCAGTTCATTGACGGGTCGATCATCGCCCAGGCGTCCCCGCCGGATATGCGCCTTCCCATCGCCCTGGGCCTGGGCTGGCCGGACAGGGTGCCGAAAGCGGCAGCCGCCTGCGACTGGACACGGGCTGCCAGCTGGACATTCGAACCGCTGGACACGGACGCCTTCCCGGCCGTCGGCCTGGCCAAGGATGCCGCCAGGCAGGGCAGCACCTTTCCGGCGGTGTTCAACGCTGCGAACGAGGAAGCCGTGACGGCCTTCCACGCGGGCCGCATCAGGTTTACCGACATCGTGGACACCATCGGGGCTGTCCTCAGCGAACATTCAGGGTCCTCCGGGCTGACGGTGGAGTCAGTGCTGGATGCTGAGGGCTGGGCACGCGCACGGACCCATGAACGTTTAGCAGTCAGCAGTCTCTAG
- a CDS encoding NAD(P)/FAD-dependent oxidoreductase has translation MTRVAVVGAGIIGLSAAHALRKAGADVLVYESGTPGSGQSAGESRIFRHAHDDVRLAAFVRHSRTLWRNWESDFGVELVSPAGAIAIGDSVEDKLRVLSGLPEIPVELVPPGQLAARLPILAAFGGKAMLDAEGGAIRTHAAFTALTGELENLLVPDHVLAVRHSSDGGAEVRTGTRVDRFDHVVLCAGRGTAALARSAGLDIPIELAAHARVTFRVRADVDVPLPTFQDASGLFGETGVYAAPSADSRHFAVGLSEVTAARPDGSLVDPSALESLATRASAYVRKALPGLDPEPAGYVHCWVTRLPWGDDGVGIWSTGNLSAVGGHNLFKQAPALGEALAETAMSGVVPAALRPESRLGTS, from the coding sequence ATGACACGTGTTGCGGTGGTAGGTGCAGGCATTATCGGGCTGTCAGCAGCCCACGCCCTTCGAAAGGCGGGAGCGGACGTACTCGTCTACGAGTCCGGGACCCCGGGCTCGGGGCAATCAGCAGGGGAGTCGAGGATCTTCAGGCACGCCCACGATGACGTCCGGCTGGCCGCGTTCGTGAGGCACAGCCGGACCCTCTGGCGGAACTGGGAGTCGGACTTCGGCGTGGAACTGGTGTCCCCTGCCGGGGCGATAGCCATCGGCGACAGCGTGGAGGACAAGCTCCGCGTTCTCAGCGGCTTGCCGGAGATTCCGGTGGAGCTGGTCCCGCCGGGACAGCTTGCGGCCAGGTTGCCCATCCTCGCCGCCTTCGGAGGCAAGGCCATGCTGGACGCCGAGGGTGGTGCGATCCGCACCCACGCCGCGTTTACGGCACTGACGGGGGAACTGGAAAACCTGCTGGTGCCGGACCACGTGCTGGCGGTCCGGCACTCCAGTGATGGAGGAGCGGAGGTGCGTACCGGAACCCGCGTGGACCGGTTCGACCACGTTGTCCTGTGCGCCGGCCGCGGGACGGCAGCCCTGGCGCGCAGCGCGGGTCTGGACATTCCCATCGAACTTGCCGCGCACGCGCGGGTAACGTTCCGCGTGCGGGCCGACGTGGACGTTCCGCTGCCCACCTTCCAGGATGCCAGCGGGCTTTTTGGGGAAACCGGCGTGTACGCGGCGCCCTCTGCAGACAGCCGGCACTTTGCCGTGGGGCTGAGCGAAGTGACTGCCGCGCGCCCGGACGGCAGCCTTGTTGACCCATCTGCCCTGGAGTCGCTTGCCACCCGTGCCTCGGCATATGTCCGGAAGGCATTGCCTGGCCTGGATCCGGAACCCGCCGGCTACGTCCACTGCTGGGTGACCCGCCTGCCCTGGGGCGATGACGGCGTCGGTATCTGGTCAACGGGGAACCTCAGCGCCGTGGGGGGCCACAACCTCTTCAAGCAGGCGCCGGCACTGGGGGAGGCGCTGGCGGAAACGGCGATGTCCGGCGTCGTGCCTGCCGCATTGCGGCCTGAATCGCGGCTCGGGACATCCTAA